The following are from one region of the Alicyclobacillus fastidiosus genome:
- a CDS encoding FGGY family carbohydrate kinase, protein MKLIGLDIGTTSLCGVVVDTHTNAIVDQETRLNDASVVGEGPAHLQDASKILSSVQSIVELLVGRHKDVAGVCVSGQMHGILYLDKHGNPVSPLFTWLDRRGNLLCDGNQTYREAFARLTGYDVPAGYGLLTHFVHVQNQEVPRDATVLCTVADYVTAKLANIAHPVTDPTLAASLGVFDLVHSQFDGEALLRAGIVPSMLPTVVPSCTAVGEMADGVQVVTAVGDNQASHIGSVQSLADTLLVNVGTGAQLSLMVPEHVSVPGFETRPFPGNRYLLVGATLGGGKAYALVESFFRQVLDMCGVPANEPLYGAMDRLLRMASEQSANDQSRQRDGGAALGGVTHTTLTVSPQFYGTRTDPSVRGAITNVSEDNFTPLDLMVGVLDGIVVELHQYVQALPTRLQMNIKHLVGAGNAIRKNGYLASVVQDIFGRSLLVPGHREEAAVGAALCAGVGVGAYESFQEAAVDVIDYQWPS, encoded by the coding sequence TTGAAATTGATTGGCCTCGATATTGGTACGACCTCTCTCTGTGGAGTCGTCGTGGATACACATACGAATGCGATTGTGGATCAAGAGACGCGTTTAAACGACGCGAGCGTGGTGGGGGAGGGGCCCGCCCATCTTCAAGATGCCTCGAAAATCTTATCGAGCGTACAGAGCATCGTCGAATTACTTGTAGGTCGTCACAAAGATGTCGCAGGTGTGTGTGTGTCAGGGCAAATGCACGGCATCCTGTACCTGGACAAGCATGGTAACCCTGTCAGCCCCCTCTTCACCTGGCTCGACCGTCGCGGCAATCTCCTCTGCGACGGCAACCAGACGTACCGCGAAGCCTTCGCGCGATTGACGGGCTATGACGTACCGGCGGGGTATGGTCTGTTAACGCACTTCGTCCACGTGCAAAATCAAGAGGTCCCGCGCGATGCAACGGTGCTCTGCACCGTCGCTGACTACGTCACCGCTAAACTCGCGAACATCGCGCATCCCGTGACGGATCCGACATTGGCGGCAAGCCTTGGCGTATTCGACCTGGTGCATTCACAGTTTGACGGTGAGGCGCTGCTGCGAGCAGGCATTGTCCCCTCAATGCTCCCGACTGTGGTGCCATCCTGTACCGCCGTTGGCGAAATGGCCGATGGCGTTCAGGTCGTTACCGCTGTTGGTGACAACCAGGCGAGCCACATCGGCTCTGTACAGTCGCTGGCCGATACGCTGCTCGTCAATGTAGGCACTGGTGCACAACTGTCGCTGATGGTCCCTGAGCACGTGTCAGTGCCCGGCTTCGAAACGCGGCCGTTTCCGGGCAACCGTTATCTGCTCGTGGGCGCGACGCTCGGCGGTGGGAAGGCCTATGCGCTGGTGGAGTCGTTTTTTCGCCAGGTGCTTGACATGTGTGGTGTCCCTGCGAATGAGCCGCTCTATGGTGCGATGGATCGCCTGTTGCGAATGGCGAGCGAGCAGAGCGCGAACGACCAGTCTCGACAGCGTGATGGTGGCGCCGCACTCGGTGGAGTTACCCATACGACTCTGACCGTTTCTCCGCAGTTCTACGGTACGAGGACGGACCCGTCAGTTAGGGGGGCCATCACGAACGTCTCAGAGGATAACTTTACGCCGTTGGATTTGATGGTTGGAGTACTAGATGGGATTGTCGTGGAGCTTCATCAGTACGTGCAGGCACTCCCAACGAGGTTACAGATGAACATCAAACATCTCGTCGGTGCGGGAAACGCCATCCGCAAGAATGGTTACTTGGCGTCCGTCGTGCAGGACATCTTTGGTCGCTCGCTCCTCGTTCCGGGCCACCGTGAAGAAGCGGCTGTTGGCGCCGCACTCTGCGCAGGCGTGGGTGTGGGCGCGTACGAATCGTTTCAGGAAGCCGCGGTCGACGTCATTGATTATCAATGGCCATCCTAA
- a CDS encoding Gfo/Idh/MocA family oxidoreductase, which translates to MERARVGIIGCGNISEIYFKNCRAFGLDVVACADLDVERAKSRAEQFGVAKACSVDELLADPNIEFVINLTIPSAHAAVSRQALEAGKHVHSEKPLALNVEEGRSLLALAKAKNLRLGSAPDTFLGSALQTSRKLIDDGWIGKPIGATAFMTGHGVEAWHPNPDFFYQPGGGPMFDMGPYYLTALVNLLGPVRRLTGLTQVSFAERTITTEHRFGEKIPVNVPTHVAGLLEFEQGAVGNIITSFDVWHSELPRIEIYGTEGSLSVPDPNLFGGNVRVRRKGAQEWSDIPLLFGFTENSRGLAVADMVDAVRTGRLHRANGELMLHVVELMQGIHISSDEGRHYDVETRCERPAPWPVGFDEHALLLTLGGHLS; encoded by the coding sequence ATCGAACGTGCAAGAGTTGGTATTATAGGCTGTGGCAACATCAGCGAGATCTACTTTAAAAACTGTCGAGCTTTTGGGTTGGACGTCGTCGCCTGCGCCGATCTCGACGTGGAACGCGCCAAAAGTCGCGCTGAACAGTTTGGGGTTGCGAAGGCCTGCTCCGTCGACGAGCTTCTGGCCGACCCGAACATTGAGTTCGTGATCAACTTGACCATTCCCAGTGCGCACGCCGCGGTTTCCCGCCAGGCGCTGGAGGCGGGCAAACACGTGCATTCAGAGAAACCGCTCGCATTAAACGTAGAAGAGGGGCGTTCTTTGCTGGCGCTGGCAAAGGCGAAGAACCTCCGTCTTGGATCAGCCCCAGACACGTTCCTCGGCAGTGCGCTGCAGACGAGTCGGAAGTTGATTGACGATGGGTGGATTGGCAAGCCCATTGGTGCAACCGCATTCATGACGGGGCATGGGGTCGAGGCTTGGCATCCCAATCCCGACTTCTTTTATCAGCCGGGCGGCGGACCGATGTTTGACATGGGTCCCTATTATCTGACTGCGCTCGTGAACCTGTTGGGACCCGTTCGCCGGTTGACGGGGCTCACGCAAGTGTCGTTTGCGGAACGCACGATCACGACCGAACATCGCTTTGGCGAAAAGATTCCGGTCAACGTTCCCACGCATGTCGCTGGTCTGTTAGAGTTTGAACAAGGTGCGGTAGGAAACATCATCACGTCGTTCGACGTCTGGCACTCCGAGTTGCCGCGCATCGAAATTTATGGAACGGAAGGATCCTTGAGTGTGCCGGATCCAAATCTTTTTGGTGGAAACGTACGAGTGCGTCGCAAGGGAGCGCAGGAATGGAGTGACATTCCGCTGCTGTTTGGCTTCACGGAAAACAGCCGTGGCTTAGCCGTCGCCGACATGGTCGATGCGGTGCGCACGGGGCGGTTGCATCGAGCCAATGGTGAACTGATGCTGCACGTCGTCGAATTAATGCAGGGCATCCACATTTCGTCCGATGAGGGGCGGCATTATGACGTCGAGACGAGGTGCGAGCGACCAGCTCCATGGCCGGTTGGGTTTGATGAACATGCCCTCCTGCTCACCTTGGGCGGGCACCTGTCCTAA
- a CDS encoding amino acid permease: MSKPDSPLRRNLKPRHILMMALGGTIGSGIFQGSSSSIHLAGPGVLVTYLVGGLILLVVMRGLAAMAVDNPHATTIKGLIDPILGHFTGYVSGWIYWLDWVLVMAAETAAASTFLQFWFPSVPLWVLALLISVGMTILNLTPVRVFGETEYWLAGVKILTLSLFVIFGAVLLATRYSKHQVANNLFGHGGFFPHGIGGVAAAMLVVMFSFGGIEMIGMTLGETEDPTRTIPRAARSVIVRILLFYLLPIAVIVSLVPWSQLGSTQSPFVTVFTQIGIPYVGSIMNFVMLTAVLSAVNTGMYATSRMMFTQAMDGNAPKLFCKVTKGNVPVRALLFSTVFLYIGVVVAFFAKGNTFNDLMVIPGYTVMMVWMFLLASHWKQHGPKPTTILALAALIAIFVAVVVTSPVAGTIVSLVAVGVIAGSYLFARRADKH, from the coding sequence ATGAGTAAACCAGATTCACCACTTAGGCGAAATTTGAAGCCGCGACACATCCTCATGATGGCCCTTGGTGGGACCATCGGATCAGGGATATTTCAGGGGAGCAGTTCCTCCATCCACTTAGCCGGCCCAGGCGTGCTCGTCACGTACTTGGTTGGCGGTTTGATCTTGCTTGTTGTCATGCGCGGCCTGGCGGCGATGGCCGTAGATAATCCTCACGCCACGACCATCAAAGGACTTATCGATCCTATTCTCGGCCATTTCACGGGTTACGTGAGCGGATGGATCTACTGGCTCGACTGGGTGCTCGTCATGGCGGCAGAGACAGCAGCTGCGAGTACGTTTTTGCAGTTCTGGTTTCCGTCGGTACCGCTCTGGGTACTGGCACTACTCATCTCCGTAGGCATGACCATCCTCAACCTGACTCCAGTCCGGGTGTTCGGGGAAACGGAGTACTGGCTAGCCGGCGTCAAAATCTTGACGTTGTCCTTATTTGTCATTTTTGGAGCGGTTTTGCTCGCGACAAGGTACTCAAAGCACCAAGTCGCAAATAATCTGTTCGGGCATGGCGGGTTCTTCCCGCACGGGATTGGCGGCGTGGCAGCCGCGATGCTCGTCGTGATGTTCTCGTTTGGCGGCATCGAAATGATCGGAATGACACTTGGTGAGACGGAGGACCCAACACGGACGATCCCGCGGGCTGCGCGGAGCGTGATCGTGCGGATCTTGCTGTTCTATCTCCTGCCGATCGCTGTCATCGTGAGCCTCGTTCCATGGTCGCAGTTGGGAAGTACACAAAGTCCATTTGTGACGGTCTTTACCCAGATTGGCATTCCGTATGTCGGCAGCATTATGAACTTCGTCATGCTGACGGCCGTGCTGTCGGCGGTCAACACTGGCATGTACGCGACCAGTCGCATGATGTTCACACAGGCCATGGACGGCAACGCGCCGAAGCTGTTTTGCAAAGTGACCAAGGGCAACGTCCCAGTCCGTGCGCTGTTGTTTAGCACAGTATTCCTGTACATCGGCGTAGTGGTCGCCTTTTTCGCCAAGGGAAACACGTTTAACGACCTGATGGTGATCCCAGGCTACACCGTGATGATGGTGTGGATGTTTTTGCTCGCAAGCCACTGGAAACAACATGGCCCAAAACCCACAACCATTTTGGCACTTGCAGCGTTGATTGCCATTTTTGTGGCGGTGGTTGTCACCTCGCCCGTGGCTGGAACCATCGTCAGTTTGGTCGCGGTTGGCGTGATCGCGGGAAGTTACCTGTTTGCGCGCCGCGCGGACAAGCATTGA
- a CDS encoding FGGY family carbohydrate kinase — translation MIPALMAIDVGTSHSKVGLYRVDGDLVKVSSHRTQTLSNQAGQFYYQPDDIWRTIASGIREVLDGDGDVRVLAIAIASMAESGVMVHRQTGVPLSECIPWFDRRSSDQAEWIVNSDRPFARFSKSGLHPSFKCGLAKVLWLFQNTDAGFSQGVWLSLADYIAFRLTHKLATDYSLAARTLAFRIDTKEWDTPWIASFKLPKGLFPDAYPAGTVIGKTHAELDGIGLRPGIPVSIAGHDHICASLGLGATRVGDVYDSMGTAETLCGTLEERELGEIEYQSGLAYSCSMIPGQRVWIGGLPSSGGAVDWMRTEWFSPPATYEELREITTQFRQSPTGILFYPYLVGAGAPLPDPSVSGAFIGLTKSHTKIDVVKAVLEGTAYEMESIRARAEAVSGRPIKHMMAVGGGARLSAWLQIKSNVSGCRIDVSDETEATLRGAALFAGISAQVYRDFAEATRVVESRRVTSVYEADQALHEAYQNVYAKRYQPVNQALREIYQRLS, via the coding sequence ATGATACCTGCGTTGATGGCCATAGACGTAGGCACTAGTCATTCCAAGGTCGGTTTGTATCGAGTTGATGGCGATCTGGTGAAGGTCAGTTCACACAGGACGCAGACCTTATCCAACCAGGCAGGGCAGTTTTACTACCAGCCGGATGACATCTGGCGGACGATAGCGTCTGGGATACGAGAAGTCTTGGATGGCGACGGCGATGTTCGCGTGCTGGCCATCGCGATTGCGAGCATGGCAGAATCGGGTGTAATGGTGCATCGGCAGACGGGTGTTCCTCTATCCGAGTGCATCCCCTGGTTCGATCGGAGGTCATCGGACCAGGCGGAGTGGATTGTCAACAGCGATCGTCCATTTGCGCGATTTTCTAAGTCTGGGCTACATCCAAGCTTTAAATGCGGCCTTGCCAAAGTGCTGTGGCTGTTTCAGAACACTGACGCAGGATTCAGCCAGGGCGTTTGGCTGTCGCTCGCTGACTACATCGCTTTTCGTCTCACGCACAAGCTGGCCACAGATTATTCTCTGGCCGCGCGGACGCTGGCGTTTCGAATCGATACCAAGGAGTGGGACACGCCCTGGATCGCGTCGTTCAAATTGCCAAAAGGTCTCTTTCCGGACGCCTATCCCGCCGGTACGGTCATTGGCAAAACGCACGCAGAGCTCGATGGTATCGGCCTCCGGCCGGGTATTCCTGTGTCTATTGCAGGCCATGACCACATTTGTGCCAGTTTGGGACTCGGCGCCACGCGTGTGGGAGACGTATACGATTCCATGGGGACAGCAGAAACGTTGTGTGGCACGCTGGAGGAGCGCGAACTTGGTGAAATCGAATATCAGTCCGGTCTGGCCTACTCCTGTTCGATGATTCCTGGGCAACGCGTGTGGATCGGCGGACTTCCGTCTTCGGGTGGGGCTGTTGACTGGATGCGGACGGAATGGTTCAGCCCGCCGGCCACTTATGAGGAATTGCGCGAGATCACCACGCAGTTTCGTCAATCTCCGACGGGGATTTTGTTCTACCCATACCTCGTGGGGGCAGGTGCTCCACTGCCAGACCCGAGCGTGTCCGGGGCGTTTATCGGATTGACGAAGTCGCACACGAAGATCGACGTCGTGAAAGCGGTGCTCGAGGGTACAGCCTATGAGATGGAGTCCATCAGGGCTCGAGCAGAGGCGGTGAGCGGTCGACCGATCAAGCACATGATGGCGGTCGGTGGCGGTGCGCGACTTTCAGCGTGGCTCCAAATCAAATCCAATGTCTCCGGATGTCGAATTGATGTGTCGGATGAGACGGAGGCCACCCTGCGTGGTGCAGCATTGTTCGCCGGCATCAGCGCTCAAGTATATCGTGACTTCGCAGAAGCTACTCGAGTGGTCGAGTCTCGCCGCGTCACGTCTGTTTACGAGGCGGATCAAGCGCTTCATGAGGCGTACCAAAACGTCTATGCCAAGCGGTATCAGCCAGTCAACCAGGCACTGCGGGAGATATATCAACGCCTCTCTTAG
- a CDS encoding aspartate/glutamate racemase family protein: protein MSSLAIIHTTPLTIQVLTPLASELLPNCELMNFLDDTILPELRKNGGDLTAVAPRWLQYAAFAEHVGADCILSACSSVGPLVERASGRVPIVRIDEPMAELAIERGQEIGVAATLPTTLNPTTELLRHKAKRAGKSIRLTPVVVDEAYRRLLKGDKAGHDEILSEKLLYLAESTDVVLLAQASMAQVVETLPEHLQAKFLTSPRLGLLYARQVMEGLA, encoded by the coding sequence GTGTCCAGTTTAGCTATCATTCACACGACGCCACTGACCATTCAGGTGCTGACCCCATTAGCGTCCGAATTGTTGCCAAACTGTGAGTTGATGAATTTTCTAGACGATACCATCCTACCAGAACTACGAAAAAACGGCGGTGACTTGACTGCGGTTGCACCTAGGTGGTTGCAGTATGCCGCATTTGCTGAGCATGTTGGGGCTGACTGCATCTTGAGTGCCTGCTCCTCTGTTGGACCGCTGGTCGAGAGGGCAAGCGGTAGGGTGCCGATCGTACGCATCGATGAGCCAATGGCAGAACTCGCGATCGAACGAGGGCAGGAAATCGGGGTCGCCGCCACGCTCCCCACGACATTGAACCCGACTACCGAGTTGCTGCGGCACAAGGCGAAACGAGCCGGTAAATCCATTCGACTCACGCCTGTTGTGGTCGATGAGGCGTACCGCCGATTGCTTAAAGGCGACAAGGCCGGACACGACGAAATTTTGAGTGAGAAACTGTTGTATTTAGCCGAGAGCACGGATGTGGTGCTCCTTGCTCAGGCTTCGATGGCACAGGTGGTCGAGACGCTTCCGGAGCATTTGCAAGCGAAGTTTCTAACCAGCCCGCGACTTGGGCTCTTGTACGCTCGACAAGTGATGGAGGGACTTGCATGA
- a CDS encoding class II fructose-bisphosphate aldolase: protein MDTRPGNVLTLHEALTMADDGGFALGSFSPRYTPMIRPVLRAGQMLHSPLIVQISQKELDRYGIAVKSFAHEFYDAVRQERVQVPVVLHLDHTKDKSVIEDAIACGFTSVMIDASEQELDENIRITKQIVEYAHARGVSVEAELGKIGTTDFLETDTDEEMYTDPEDAARFVQETGVDALAVSVGTAHGVYKVKEPSIDFARIERIRKSTDAFLVLHGGSGVPSWMVKQSIQLGIRKVNIATDLELALLKALAREERMSNAEMTSLAAEDIAMAQRAVEVAVMAKVTDFLGSKDRVIA from the coding sequence TTGGATACAAGGCCGGGGAACGTACTGACATTGCACGAAGCATTGACGATGGCGGATGATGGGGGTTTTGCGCTAGGGTCCTTCTCTCCACGGTATACGCCGATGATTCGCCCCGTGCTGCGAGCGGGTCAGATGTTGCATTCGCCACTCATTGTACAAATTTCGCAAAAGGAACTCGATCGCTACGGCATTGCGGTGAAGTCGTTTGCACACGAATTTTACGATGCCGTCCGTCAAGAGCGGGTACAGGTCCCTGTTGTACTTCACCTAGACCATACGAAAGACAAGTCGGTCATCGAGGATGCGATCGCCTGTGGTTTTACGTCTGTGATGATCGATGCATCTGAGCAAGAGCTGGATGAGAACATCCGTATCACGAAGCAGATTGTGGAGTACGCTCATGCCCGTGGCGTGTCGGTGGAGGCAGAACTTGGGAAAATCGGTACGACGGACTTTTTGGAGACGGATACGGATGAGGAGATGTACACCGATCCAGAGGATGCTGCGCGATTTGTGCAGGAGACTGGTGTCGATGCGCTAGCGGTCTCTGTTGGTACGGCCCATGGCGTCTATAAAGTGAAAGAGCCGAGTATCGATTTTGCGAGGATTGAGCGGATCCGTAAGTCAACTGACGCGTTTTTGGTTCTGCACGGAGGGTCTGGTGTGCCGTCCTGGATGGTAAAGCAGTCGATACAGCTAGGAATTCGCAAGGTAAATATCGCCACGGACTTAGAATTAGCGCTGCTAAAGGCTCTCGCGCGCGAGGAGAGAATGTCGAATGCGGAGATGACGTCCTTAGCGGCAGAAGATATCGCCATGGCACAACGGGCAGTCGAGGTGGCAGTGATGGCAAAAGTCACGGACTTTCTCGGAAGTAAGGATCGAGTTATCGCCTGA